One genomic window of Planctomonas sp. JC2975 includes the following:
- the hflX gene encoding GTPase HflX, with amino-acid sequence MTETHSERDDVRDDDDARANAAHDDLTGGDDDRAPAVHDDVVARVLARAEQGSARTAIFGQSAQALQGLRAEGHDSDGEQFDREERAALRRVSGLSTELEDVTEVEYRQLRLENVVLIGVYSGGTLADAENSLRELAALAETAGAVVLDGLLQRRPHPDPSTYLGSGKALELHDVVRALGADTVVADTELAPSQRRALEDVVKVKVIDRTAVILDIFSQHAKSREGKAQVELAQLEYLLPRLRGWGESMSRQAGGQVGSGGAGMGSRGPGETKIELDRRRIHSRMAKLRRQIKDFTPAREAKRANRRRNSVPSVAIAGYTNAGKSSILNRITKAGVLVENALFATLDATVRRSITADGRLYTLSDTVGFVRNLPHQLVEAFRSTLEEVADSDLIVHVVDASHPDPAAQLATVRDVIGEVEARDLPELVVFNKADLIDEDRRLELRGLEPSAVFASARTGEGIDEVLAAIARLLPDRSEQIDVLIPYDRGDLVSALHERGRVLETSYEQDGTRMTAKIAPEFVPVFEPFRAVATVA; translated from the coding sequence ATGACCGAAACCCACAGCGAACGGGACGACGTGCGCGACGACGACGACGCACGCGCCAACGCAGCTCACGATGACCTGACAGGCGGAGACGACGACCGGGCGCCCGCCGTGCACGACGACGTCGTGGCGCGGGTGCTCGCTCGCGCCGAGCAGGGATCCGCGCGAACGGCCATTTTCGGCCAGAGTGCGCAAGCGCTGCAGGGTCTGCGCGCAGAGGGCCACGATTCGGATGGCGAGCAGTTCGACCGCGAAGAGCGCGCCGCGCTCCGTCGCGTGTCCGGACTCTCCACCGAGCTGGAAGACGTCACCGAGGTCGAGTACCGGCAGTTGCGGCTGGAGAACGTCGTGCTGATCGGCGTGTATTCCGGCGGAACGCTCGCGGATGCCGAGAACTCGCTTCGCGAGCTGGCGGCGCTTGCAGAGACGGCCGGCGCCGTCGTGCTGGACGGTCTGCTTCAGCGGCGTCCGCACCCGGATCCCAGCACCTACCTCGGAAGTGGCAAGGCTCTGGAGCTCCACGACGTGGTGCGCGCTCTCGGCGCCGACACGGTCGTCGCCGACACGGAGCTGGCGCCGAGCCAGAGGCGTGCGCTGGAAGACGTCGTCAAGGTCAAGGTGATCGACCGCACCGCCGTCATCCTCGATATCTTCAGCCAGCACGCGAAGAGCCGCGAGGGCAAGGCCCAGGTCGAACTGGCCCAGCTCGAGTACCTCCTGCCGCGACTGCGCGGCTGGGGTGAATCCATGAGCCGCCAGGCGGGTGGACAGGTCGGATCCGGCGGTGCCGGAATGGGCAGTCGCGGCCCTGGTGAGACGAAGATCGAGCTCGACCGTCGGCGCATCCACTCGCGGATGGCGAAGCTCCGCCGACAGATCAAGGACTTCACGCCGGCACGGGAGGCGAAGCGAGCGAACCGCAGGCGAAACAGCGTGCCATCCGTCGCCATCGCCGGGTACACGAACGCTGGCAAGTCCAGCATCCTGAACCGCATCACCAAGGCGGGCGTGCTCGTGGAGAACGCACTGTTCGCCACGCTGGATGCGACCGTGCGGCGTTCCATCACGGCCGACGGCCGTCTGTACACGCTGTCCGACACCGTGGGGTTCGTGCGCAACCTGCCGCACCAGCTCGTCGAGGCCTTCCGCTCGACGCTCGAGGAGGTGGCCGATTCCGACCTCATCGTGCATGTCGTGGACGCGTCGCATCCGGATCCCGCTGCGCAGCTGGCCACGGTGCGAGATGTGATCGGCGAAGTGGAGGCGCGGGACCTCCCCGAGCTCGTCGTGTTCAACAAGGCCGACCTGATCGACGAGGACCGACGGCTGGAGCTCCGCGGCCTCGAGCCGAGCGCCGTGTTCGCCTCCGCGCGTACCGGCGAAGGGATCGACGAAGTGCTCGCGGCCATCGCCCGGCTGCTGCCCGATCGCTCGGAGCAGATCGACGTGCTGATCCCCTACGACAGGGGCGACCTCGTATCGGCCCTGCACGAGCGCGGTCGTGTTCTCGAGACGTCGTACGAGCAGGACGGCACCCGGATGACGGCCAAGATCGCGCCGGAGTTCGTGCCGGTGTTCGAGCCCTTCCGGGCTGTGGCCACCGTCGCGTGA
- a CDS encoding methylenetetrahydrofolate reductase: MSAHGTADGVAPCPAGTPFSFELYPPRTEAASRALPDTISQLASAGPDFMAVTYGAGGSSHDSSLDVVRRIVRDTSVPVMAHLTCIGSSHEQAARMIREFLDAGVTRFLAVRGDPPVDAPADAPLGDLKSAAELVQLIHRIQAERAPYREIPLLGLPHASVVGKAEKVTIAVGAFPNGHPRSRSRSQDIDTLLAKQAAGANLAITQMFFHAEDYFAFVDRARVAGVTFPILPGLMPATTPTVLRRMLDLSGEDLPSELGIRLEVEPTDEGRREIGIDYAARLAERLVAGGAPGIHLYTFGRPRTALSVLERCGLVDTAAVGS; the protein is encoded by the coding sequence ATGAGCGCACACGGGACCGCCGACGGCGTCGCGCCGTGTCCTGCCGGCACCCCGTTCTCTTTCGAGCTCTATCCGCCGCGCACCGAGGCGGCATCACGGGCACTGCCTGACACCATCAGCCAGCTGGCATCGGCCGGTCCCGACTTCATGGCCGTGACGTACGGCGCCGGCGGGTCATCCCACGACTCCTCCCTCGACGTCGTGCGGCGCATCGTGCGCGACACGAGCGTGCCGGTCATGGCGCACCTCACATGCATCGGTTCATCGCACGAGCAGGCGGCTCGGATGATCCGCGAGTTCCTCGACGCGGGCGTGACCCGGTTCCTGGCCGTCCGCGGCGATCCGCCCGTTGACGCGCCGGCGGATGCCCCGCTGGGCGACTTGAAGAGCGCTGCCGAACTCGTGCAGCTGATCCACCGCATCCAGGCGGAGCGCGCGCCGTACCGGGAGATCCCGTTGCTGGGGCTGCCGCACGCGAGCGTGGTCGGCAAGGCCGAGAAGGTGACGATCGCGGTCGGCGCGTTCCCCAACGGGCATCCGCGGTCGCGGTCGAGGTCTCAGGACATCGACACGCTGCTCGCCAAGCAGGCCGCCGGTGCGAATCTGGCCATCACCCAGATGTTCTTCCATGCCGAGGACTATTTCGCGTTCGTCGACAGGGCACGGGTCGCCGGCGTCACGTTCCCGATCCTGCCCGGCCTCATGCCTGCCACGACGCCGACGGTGCTGCGTCGCATGCTCGACCTCAGCGGCGAGGATCTGCCCAGCGAGCTCGGCATCCGGCTGGAGGTCGAGCCGACGGACGAGGGCCGTCGCGAGATCGGCATCGACTACGCAGCACGCCTGGCCGAGCGGCTGGTCGCAGGCGGCGCGCCAGGCATCCACCTCTACACGTTCGGGCGACCGCGCACGGCTCTCTCCGTGCTCGAGCGCTGCGGTCTCGTCGACACGGCAGCAGTCGGGTCGTAG
- the metE gene encoding 5-methyltetrahydropteroyltriglutamate--homocysteine S-methyltransferase: MTTSAFPTGTITGYPRIGRRRELKKAVEAFWAGSVSADELEATALELRRATRARLVEQGLGKGDSSVPETFSYYDQVLDAAVTVGAVPSRFAGLQDADGRVDLAGYFTIARGVGDDAPLEMTKWFDSNYHYLVPEIGEDTHFRLASSRIVDQFREAVADGYVTRPVIVGPVTFLALSKAADDAAEGFRPLSRLADLLPVYEELLKSLKDAGAQWVQLDEPALVSESLDDARADVLAAARQAYDRLGSVSDRPNLYIAAPYGSLDDALPVLAATGVEAIGLDLVRGGVPTGLDAATAAALRAKTVVGGVIDGHNVWRGDLEAAFGTLESLLALSPNLAASTSTSLLHVPHDVEDEPNLDARLKSWLAFADQKVAQVATLARGLDDGHEAIQEELAQASAALADRRVAPGVRDGAVRQRAEALTDADFRRGEYADRLTAQDAALGLPPLPTTTIGSFPQTGDIRRARAQFANGIITEAEYLGLMQAEIKRVVDLQEEIGIDVIVHGEPERNDMVQYFAENLDGFAVTQNGWVQSYGSRCTRPSILWGDVERPKPITVDWSTYTQSLTEKPVKGMLTGPVTILAWSFVRDDQPLGETARQVALALRDEIADLEAAGIRIVQVDEPALRELLPLKAAAQPDYLDWSVGSFRLATSGVADATQIHTHLCYSEFGVVIDAIRNLDADVTSIEAARSRMEVVDDIKASGFEHGIGPGVYDIHSPRVPSVAEVTELIERALEGIPQRQVWINPDCGLKTRGYDETVASLTNIIEATRAVRERVSVDA; this comes from the coding sequence ATGACCACCTCCGCGTTCCCGACAGGGACGATCACCGGTTACCCCCGTATCGGCCGACGTCGCGAGCTCAAGAAGGCCGTCGAGGCCTTCTGGGCCGGCAGCGTCTCGGCCGACGAACTCGAGGCCACCGCACTCGAGCTGCGTCGTGCGACCCGTGCTCGTCTCGTCGAGCAGGGCCTCGGAAAGGGCGACTCGTCCGTCCCCGAGACTTTCAGCTACTACGACCAGGTACTCGACGCGGCCGTGACGGTCGGCGCCGTGCCGTCTCGTTTCGCCGGGCTTCAGGATGCCGACGGCCGGGTCGATCTCGCCGGCTACTTCACGATCGCCCGCGGCGTCGGCGACGATGCTCCGCTCGAGATGACGAAGTGGTTCGACTCGAACTACCACTACCTCGTGCCGGAGATCGGTGAGGACACTCACTTCCGTCTCGCCTCCAGCCGCATCGTCGACCAGTTCCGCGAGGCCGTCGCCGACGGATACGTCACGCGTCCCGTCATCGTCGGACCCGTCACGTTCCTGGCGCTCAGCAAGGCGGCGGATGACGCCGCCGAAGGGTTCCGCCCGCTGTCGCGGCTCGCAGACCTCCTGCCGGTGTACGAGGAGCTGCTGAAGTCACTGAAGGATGCAGGAGCCCAGTGGGTGCAGCTCGACGAGCCGGCGCTGGTCAGCGAGAGCCTCGACGACGCGCGCGCCGACGTGCTCGCCGCGGCGCGTCAGGCGTACGACCGTCTGGGATCCGTCTCCGACCGCCCGAATCTCTACATCGCGGCACCGTACGGCAGCCTGGATGACGCGCTGCCCGTGCTCGCGGCGACGGGCGTCGAGGCGATCGGCCTCGATCTGGTGCGCGGTGGCGTTCCGACCGGCCTGGACGCCGCCACCGCCGCCGCGCTTCGCGCGAAGACGGTCGTCGGTGGGGTCATCGACGGCCACAACGTGTGGCGCGGCGATCTGGAGGCGGCCTTCGGCACGCTCGAGTCGCTGCTCGCGCTCTCTCCGAACCTCGCCGCATCCACGTCGACATCGCTGCTGCACGTGCCGCACGACGTGGAGGACGAGCCGAACCTCGATGCACGTCTCAAGTCCTGGCTCGCCTTCGCCGACCAGAAGGTGGCGCAGGTCGCCACGCTTGCGCGCGGACTGGATGACGGACACGAGGCCATCCAGGAGGAGCTGGCGCAGGCGTCCGCTGCGCTCGCCGATCGCCGCGTCGCGCCCGGAGTCCGCGACGGTGCCGTCCGGCAGCGCGCCGAGGCCCTCACGGACGCCGACTTCCGTCGCGGCGAGTACGCCGACCGACTGACGGCACAGGATGCCGCGCTCGGGCTGCCCCCGCTGCCGACCACCACGATCGGCTCGTTCCCGCAGACCGGCGACATCCGCCGCGCACGCGCCCAGTTCGCGAACGGGATCATCACCGAAGCCGAGTACCTGGGCCTCATGCAGGCGGAGATCAAGCGCGTCGTCGACCTCCAGGAGGAGATCGGCATCGACGTCATCGTGCACGGCGAGCCAGAGCGCAACGACATGGTGCAGTACTTCGCAGAGAACCTCGACGGGTTCGCGGTCACCCAGAACGGCTGGGTGCAGTCGTACGGCAGCCGCTGCACGCGTCCGTCCATCCTGTGGGGCGACGTCGAGCGACCGAAGCCGATCACCGTCGACTGGTCGACCTACACGCAGTCGCTGACCGAGAAGCCGGTCAAGGGCATGCTCACCGGTCCCGTCACGATCCTGGCGTGGTCCTTCGTGCGCGACGACCAGCCGCTGGGCGAGACCGCGCGTCAGGTCGCGTTGGCGCTGCGCGACGAGATCGCGGATCTCGAGGCCGCGGGCATTCGCATCGTCCAGGTCGACGAGCCGGCGCTCCGCGAGCTGCTGCCGCTGAAGGCGGCGGCCCAGCCCGACTACCTCGACTGGTCGGTCGGATCGTTCCGCCTGGCGACGAGCGGCGTCGCCGACGCCACCCAGATCCACACGCACCTCTGCTACTCGGAGTTCGGAGTCGTGATCGACGCGATCCGCAATCTGGATGCCGACGTGACGAGCATCGAGGCGGCCCGCAGCCGCATGGAGGTCGTCGACGACATCAAGGCGAGCGGCTTCGAGCACGGCATCGGGCCGGGTGTCTACGACATCCACTCTCCGCGGGTGCCGTCGGTCGCCGAAGTGACGGAGCTGATCGAGCGGGCCCTGGAGGGCATTCCGCAGCGCCAGGTGTGGATCAACCCCGACTGCGGACTCAAGACCCGTGGATACGACGAGACCGTCGCGTCGCTGACGAACATCATCGAGGCGACCCGAGCCGTGCGCGAGCGTGTCTCGGTGGACGCCTGA
- the lexA gene encoding transcriptional repressor LexA, with translation MSEKQRSILEVIQRSVSQRGYPPSMREIGDAVGLASLSSVAHQLNQLELSGYLRRDPNRPRALEILIDLPATTGRQETSADFDTIVPVGDATMVPLVGRIAAGVPITAEQQIEEVFPLPRQLVGSGDLFMLKVQGESMIDAAICDGDWVVVRQQNDAENGDIVAAMLDGEATVKVFRQRDGHTWLLPRNSAFEPILGDFATVVGKVVAVLRAV, from the coding sequence CTGAGCGAGAAGCAGCGCTCGATCCTCGAGGTCATCCAGCGATCCGTGAGCCAGCGCGGATATCCGCCGAGCATGCGGGAGATCGGGGATGCCGTGGGTCTCGCGTCCCTCTCCAGCGTGGCGCACCAGCTCAACCAGCTCGAACTCAGCGGCTACCTCCGCCGCGATCCCAACCGTCCTCGTGCACTCGAGATCTTGATCGACCTGCCGGCGACGACGGGGCGCCAGGAGACCTCAGCCGACTTCGACACCATCGTTCCCGTCGGAGACGCCACGATGGTGCCGCTGGTCGGACGCATCGCCGCAGGAGTTCCGATCACCGCTGAGCAGCAGATCGAGGAGGTCTTCCCCCTCCCCCGTCAGCTCGTCGGCAGCGGCGACCTCTTCATGCTGAAGGTGCAGGGCGAGTCGATGATCGACGCCGCCATCTGCGACGGCGACTGGGTCGTCGTGCGGCAGCAGAACGATGCGGAGAACGGCGACATCGTCGCTGCGATGCTCGATGGCGAAGCGACGGTCAAGGTGTTCCGCCAGCGCGACGGACACACGTGGCTGCTTCCCCGCAACTCCGCGTTCGAGCCTATTCTGGGCGACTTCGCCACGGTCGTCGGCAAGGTCGTGGCGGTGCTGCGCGCCGTCTGA
- a CDS encoding LysM peptidoglycan-binding domain-containing protein — protein MTTFVLTQQQPPVRIRTRLTRRGRVVIAALIVLPLLIGAGALAANSGAVAGAVGTSSAAFHHVTVRSGDSLWSIAERIAPQYDPRDVVAALVDLNGLQSSVLQAGQQLAVPHEYDGR, from the coding sequence ATGACGACCTTCGTACTGACACAGCAGCAGCCTCCCGTGCGCATTCGCACGCGGCTGACGCGTCGTGGACGGGTCGTCATCGCCGCCCTGATCGTGCTGCCGCTGCTCATCGGCGCTGGCGCGCTCGCTGCCAACAGCGGCGCGGTCGCCGGCGCGGTCGGAACCTCGTCGGCAGCCTTCCATCACGTGACGGTCCGTTCCGGCGACTCGCTGTGGTCCATCGCCGAGCGGATCGCGCCGCAGTACGACCCGAGAGACGTCGTTGCCGCGCTCGTCGATCTGAACGGTCTTCAGTCCAGCGTTCTTCAGGCAGGCCAGCAACTCGCGGTCCCGCACGAGTACGACGGTCGCTGA
- a CDS encoding histidinol-phosphate transaminase, whose translation MISFSDLPIRDDLRGKSPYGAPVAAVPVALNVNENTHPIPDEVVADILESVGEALKGANRYPDREFGELRASLAGYLGHGLDASNIWAANGSNEVLQQILQAFGGPGRSALGFAPTYSMYPLLASGTGTSWIAADREADYAISPDHAAKWVREARPDVVIICAPNNPTGTPLGLDVVEAVYEASDGIVVVDEAYQEFMPEDSSSALTLLPGRERLIVSRTMSKAFAFAGVRVGYLAADPAVTDALRLVRLPYHLSVLTQAAAIAALRHSDEMLATVHDIVRQRDRIADGLRGLGYLVHDSGSNFVLFGGVSDPHAMFLALRDRGILVRDVGITNHLRVSAGTEAETTAFLEAMIDLGPASTAASMSGLRPSSTQSARSA comes from the coding sequence GTGATCTCGTTCTCCGACCTCCCGATCCGCGACGATCTTCGCGGTAAGTCCCCGTACGGCGCGCCTGTGGCAGCCGTACCCGTGGCGCTGAACGTGAACGAGAACACACATCCGATTCCTGACGAGGTCGTCGCTGACATCCTCGAGTCGGTCGGCGAGGCCTTGAAGGGCGCGAACCGGTATCCGGATCGGGAGTTCGGCGAACTCCGGGCCTCGCTCGCCGGCTATCTCGGCCACGGACTCGACGCCTCCAACATCTGGGCGGCGAACGGTTCCAACGAGGTGCTGCAGCAGATCCTTCAGGCGTTCGGAGGGCCGGGCCGTTCGGCGCTCGGCTTCGCGCCGACGTATTCGATGTATCCGCTGCTGGCATCCGGAACGGGCACGTCGTGGATCGCCGCCGATCGCGAGGCGGACTACGCCATCTCGCCTGACCACGCGGCGAAGTGGGTGCGTGAAGCGAGGCCGGATGTCGTCATCATCTGCGCCCCGAACAACCCGACGGGGACTCCGCTCGGTCTCGATGTCGTCGAGGCCGTGTACGAGGCGAGCGACGGCATCGTCGTGGTCGACGAGGCGTACCAGGAGTTCATGCCGGAGGATTCTTCGAGCGCCTTGACGCTTCTCCCGGGTCGTGAGCGGCTCATCGTGTCGCGCACCATGAGCAAGGCCTTCGCGTTCGCCGGCGTCCGGGTGGGCTATCTTGCAGCGGATCCCGCTGTGACTGATGCCCTGCGCCTGGTCAGACTCCCGTACCACCTCTCCGTGCTGACGCAGGCGGCAGCCATTGCGGCGCTTCGGCACTCCGACGAGATGCTCGCCACTGTTCACGACATCGTGCGCCAGCGGGACCGGATCGCAGATGGCCTGCGAGGCCTCGGATACCTCGTGCACGACAGCGGCAGCAACTTCGTGCTCTTCGGCGGTGTGTCCGATCCGCACGCGATGTTCCTCGCGCTGCGCGACCGCGGCATCCTGGTGCGCGATGTGGGCATCACGAACCACCTGCGCGTGAGTGCCGGCACGGAGGCGGAGACCACGGCGTTCCTCGAGGCGATGATCGACCTCGGCCCTGCGTCGACAGCGGCTTCGATGTCAGGGCTGCGCCCCTCATCGACTCAATCGGCACGCTCAGCGTGA
- the hisB gene encoding imidazoleglycerol-phosphate dehydratase HisB: MSSRTASIRRETSESSIELSLDLDGTGRSSIHTTVPFYDHLLTAFAKHSLTDLTVRAKGDIEIDVHHTVEDVGIVLGQAIRDALGDKSGISRYGDSTVPLDEALVQAVVDISGRPYLVHTGEPVGFEHHLIGGHFTGSMVRHVFEAIAFNAALTVHVRVLSGRDPHHIAETEFKAFARAFRQAKALDPLVEGIPSTKGAL, translated from the coding sequence ATGAGCAGCCGCACCGCGAGCATCCGCCGCGAGACCAGCGAGTCGAGCATCGAGCTGTCGCTCGATCTCGATGGCACCGGCCGCAGCAGCATCCACACGACGGTGCCGTTCTACGACCATCTGCTCACGGCATTCGCCAAGCACTCGCTCACCGATCTGACCGTTCGCGCCAAGGGCGACATCGAGATCGACGTGCACCACACCGTGGAAGACGTGGGCATTGTGCTCGGTCAGGCGATCCGGGATGCGCTCGGCGACAAGTCCGGCATCTCCCGTTATGGGGACTCCACGGTGCCACTCGACGAAGCACTCGTGCAGGCCGTCGTCGACATCTCGGGGCGCCCCTATCTGGTGCACACCGGCGAGCCGGTCGGATTCGAGCACCACCTCATCGGCGGCCACTTCACCGGATCCATGGTGCGCCACGTCTTCGAGGCCATCGCGTTCAACGCCGCGCTCACGGTGCACGTCCGGGTGCTGAGCGGCCGGGATCCGCACCACATCGCCGAGACGGAGTTCAAGGCGTTCGCGCGAGCGTTCCGGCAGGCGAAGGCACTCGATCCGCTCGTTGAGGGCATCCCGTCGACGAAGGGCGCCCTGTGA
- the hisH gene encoding imidazole glycerol phosphate synthase subunit HisH produces the protein MTGAAENGSAERVPSIVVLDYGSGNIHSAAKALEAVGADVTVTSDRRAAMDADGLVVPGVGAFKAVIDQLRSVRGGEIIDRRLAGGRPVLGICVGMQVLFAHGVEHGHDAEGLGEWPGTIERLKAPVLPHMGWNTVNAPADSVLFDGVRDERFYFVHSFGAQQWELEASGPFAAAKLTWADYGGPFLAAVENGPLTATQFHPEKSGQAGMRLLRNWVQSLPVHAA, from the coding sequence GTGACAGGGGCGGCCGAGAACGGGTCGGCGGAGCGCGTGCCCTCGATCGTCGTCCTGGACTACGGATCCGGGAACATCCACTCGGCCGCAAAGGCGCTGGAAGCCGTCGGCGCCGATGTGACCGTGACGTCCGACCGTCGGGCCGCGATGGACGCCGACGGGCTCGTCGTGCCCGGCGTCGGCGCGTTCAAGGCCGTGATCGACCAGCTGCGTTCCGTGCGCGGGGGAGAGATCATCGATCGCCGTCTCGCCGGCGGTCGACCCGTTCTCGGGATCTGCGTCGGCATGCAGGTGCTGTTCGCGCACGGAGTCGAGCACGGACACGACGCCGAGGGCCTCGGCGAATGGCCGGGCACGATCGAGCGGCTGAAAGCTCCCGTCCTGCCGCACATGGGGTGGAACACCGTGAACGCCCCCGCCGACTCCGTTCTCTTCGACGGTGTGCGGGACGAGCGCTTCTACTTCGTCCACTCCTTCGGCGCGCAGCAGTGGGAACTGGAGGCCTCCGGCCCGTTCGCCGCGGCGAAGCTGACCTGGGCCGACTACGGAGGTCCGTTCCTGGCCGCTGTCGAGAACGGTCCGCTCACGGCAACGCAATTCCACCCGGAGAAGTCCGGTCAGGCCGGCATGCGGCTGCTGCGCAACTGGGTGCAGAGTCTTCCCGTGCACGCGGCGTAG
- the priA gene encoding bifunctional 1-(5-phosphoribosyl)-5-((5-phosphoribosylamino)methylideneamino)imidazole-4-carboxamide isomerase/phosphoribosylanthranilate isomerase PriA, whose amino-acid sequence MAPFTDTPKLELLPAVDIADGKAVRLTQGEAGSETSYGDPVDAAAEWADQGAEWIHLVDLDAAFGRGDNRDVLKAVLHARRDVQIELSGGIRDDESLERALELGAKRVNLGTAALENPEWAADAISRYGEAIAVGLDVRGTTLAARGWTRDGGDLWDVLARLEDAGCARYVVTDVTKDGTLRGPNLELLKQVTERTDRPVVASGGISNLDDIAALRELVPSGIEGAIVGKALYAGAFTLAEALDVAGR is encoded by the coding sequence ATGGCTCCCTTCACCGACACGCCCAAGCTCGAGCTCCTTCCCGCTGTCGACATCGCCGACGGCAAGGCGGTGCGTCTGACGCAGGGGGAGGCCGGCAGCGAGACGAGCTACGGCGATCCCGTCGATGCCGCGGCGGAGTGGGCGGATCAGGGCGCCGAGTGGATCCACCTCGTCGACCTCGACGCGGCATTCGGACGCGGCGACAACCGCGACGTGCTCAAGGCAGTGCTGCACGCGCGACGCGACGTGCAGATCGAGCTGTCGGGCGGCATCCGTGACGACGAGTCGCTGGAGCGCGCGCTGGAACTCGGCGCGAAGCGCGTCAACCTCGGCACCGCAGCCCTGGAGAACCCCGAGTGGGCGGCGGATGCCATCTCCCGCTACGGCGAGGCGATCGCCGTCGGGCTCGACGTGCGCGGCACCACCCTTGCGGCTCGAGGATGGACGCGCGACGGCGGCGACCTCTGGGATGTGCTGGCGCGTCTGGAAGACGCCGGATGCGCGCGCTATGTGGTGACGGACGTCACGAAGGACGGCACCCTGCGCGGCCCGAACCTCGAGCTCCTCAAGCAGGTCACGGAACGCACGGACCGGCCGGTGGTCGCATCCGGGGGCATCTCGAACCTCGACGACATCGCGGCGCTGAGGGAGCTCGTGCCGAGCGGAATCGAGGGCGCGATCGTCGGCAAGGCGCTGTACGCCGGCGCGTTCACGCTCGCGGAGGCGCTGGACGTTGCCGGACGCTGA